From Scomber scombrus chromosome 6, fScoSco1.1, whole genome shotgun sequence, the proteins below share one genomic window:
- the LOC133981416 gene encoding chromatin remodeling regulator CECR2 isoform X1, which produces MSQGCTVSVEEIQSWWEVPAIAHFCSLFRTAFNLPDFEIEELEKALSEQDLDFLGDLIACLLQGCYQRTDITPQAFSRYLDDIISYRWELEEGKPNPLREGPFENLPPRTQVELLHRLCDYRMDAADVFDLLKGLDADSLRVEPLGQDGNGALYWYFYGTRMYKEEPVKRKAEKISETHELTLPEKKKRGRPPKKRKLDDPQLSDVESEVKTDNGLDDLPPTRGCKRGVWSLVCDTEEQWFSLAESIKDKISHQDRHLYRVISQNFLPEISSMIEHKEREQKQKLMDPNPVRVSQRFSDKHMNQEQDEDNLNAIAEVEKKKDEELDRQVLLAEQRREEERLQQEERQREKMEKIKAAEERAKRRKMREERAWLLSQGKDLPPELLNLEPSSPVHRTRKNKEFYEIDDDYTALYKVLEALKVHKDAWPFLEPVDDSYAPNYHELIQTPMDLSTIEKKLSDGDYVAKEEFVADVKLMFENCIEYNGEDSEYSIMAESLERCFSRALLKHFPSEDGDTDEEFHISREDKERKEKKRNRGSKQFGPESLIKATEQVQRKHNLRGGKGSTHSEEEDSKPARPLPPHHWANGPHHPHSLPPNQQHIHGEMRGMYHPGQQLPRPPGPHGPHMYAHRMAMDPRFTYPAHIPRHGDPSLNRLPHNFNMQHRMVEGPHMGPRYPMGPDPNQLQPPHQHPYMGPTHGPSLGPRPVALQPGPPPEASMYPSHHRSEGHTMHPMGNRFSGPEGPHQHNYTGLRPPGMGLPNMWTGMNHQGQERPGGMHMQDPNMVNQRNCSYGGVPPPVGHKPWPEAAGYPHPSHNTQYQMSAAVSPPGPMSSRPPVPHPDPSGRTRLASMLESPEMLALQQLSASSGPPAGAPHQHMGNFQQPGPPSGIGSIPAHPSQQPPPAPEVQLLRPARDNGPDSQPSQQTNTQPKGTTSENKMAAKNISDEASSHNNTVSINQEHPSIPSPTGHHSGSAEGMCSPSAPNLGRSQENLSGPALPQSSTECRKQDVDGQGHSANLCPPQHNSAATVSAQLNTSNSSTDPPLLKAPQHTQSSPQQKVPSPALLAQNVPPSHVAASQNFTQQTSENSLPYMQSEQQQNIENQQQQQQQSQTTQSTPQCHLQNSSQQMTQNTQQHNSQSLPPPHRVPQTSSPQRPTQNSPMHGMPQSAAQGAQPGHPQPAPLTSLPPSHPAPLLPSQPSPADHGDQRPSEPTSRPDTEGTAVLPQHNMMKFGGPNGIYKHQAFSPNHNQTQLVSSNSGMQAQRGPAPGPHHSQVQVNGAIGPFSMANPPHPHYSQTNMTRPMPQSAHHPYHNQAINPLHNSAHHPTYHQQGGPAYPYHMPGQQHPQAHASMYPPPQYQQQHYYPQPHPQAQTHNQANSRGGYPPEDWHRSHYQPRQPMPPSAYLPVASARGNAHSKESNVSPLGSEGSSGASLVSPAPVSEAGPHPGGPEERKCESREQGSGGSSSTGSPAKKAQTDGSSERPDSPKEILDLDSHNAAARRRSTQLPQNPPASAAQMPPGFMYDPRTVHPGMQQGGVHPPHMMSQIRGVGNGSLYPGQPYPDQGRYATQRPHPHLMEALQRPQQLPYSPGQTRMAMYRHPRPGGHFQGMMIQQRGLAPEHFLHPGQQMMAAPGGPSSKQGV; this is translated from the exons GAGTTGGAGAAAGCCCTGTCAGAGCAGGACTTGGACTTTCTCGGGGACCTCATCGCGTGTCTGTTGCAGGGATGTTACCAGCGCACCGACATCAC CCCCCAGGCGTTCAGCCGTTACCTGGACGACATCATCAGCTACAGATGGGAACTGGAAGAGGGGAAGCCCAACCCACTTCGAGAGGGCCCTTTTGAGAATCTCCCTCCTCGTACTCAGGTGGAGCTGCTGCACCGACTGTGCGACTACCGTATGGATGCTGCTGATGTCTTTGATCTGCTCAAG GGACTGGATGCAGACAGCCTAAGGGTGGAACCTCTGGGGCAGGATGGAAATGGAGCCCTCTACTGGTATTTTTATGGCACACGTATGTACAAAGAAGAGCCAGTCAAGAGGAAAGCGGAGAAGATCAG TGAAACCCATGAGCTAACCTTaccagagaaaaagaaaaggggaagaCCACCAAAGAAGAGAAAGCTAGACGACCCTCAGCTAAG tgaCGTGGAAAGTGAAGTTAAAACTGATAATGGACTGGATGATCTACCTCCCACAAGAG GCTGTAAGCGAGGCGTTTGGTCCCTTGTGTGTGATACAGAAGAACAGTGGTTCAGTCTGGCAGAGAGCATCAAGGACAAAATCTCCCATCAGGACCGCCACCTCTACCGTGTCATCAGCCAGAATTTTCTGCCCGAGATCAGCAGCATGATTGAACACAAG GAAAGGGAGCAGAAACAGAAGCTGATGGACCCAAACCCAGTTCGCGTATCACAACGGTTCTCTGACAAACACATGAACCAGGAGCAggatgag GATAATCTGAATGCCATAGCAGaggtggagaagaaaaaagatgaagagcTGGACAGGCAGGTCCTGCTAGCCGAGCAGCGACGAGAAGAGGAGAGGCTTCAGCAGGAAGAACGACAGAGGGAGAAGATGGAGAAGATCAAAGCTGCGGAGG AGCGAGCAAAGAGACGGAAGATGCGAGAGGAAAGGGCCTGGTTGCTGTCTCAAGGAAAAGACCTGCCACCTGAACTCCTGAACCTGGAGCCTTCTTCTCCTGTCCACAGAACACGCAAGAATAAAGAATT CTATGAAATAGATGATGACTACACTGCTCTATACAAAG TGCTTGAGGCCTTAAAAGTCCATAAAGATGCCTGGCCTTTCCTGGAACCTGTGGATGACTCCTATGCCCCCAATTATCATGAACTCATCCAG ACTCCCATGGACCTGTCCACCATTGAGAAGAAGCTCAGTGATGGGGACTACGTTGCTAAGGAGGAGTTTGTTGCCGACGTGAAGCTCATGTTTGAAAACTGCATTGAGTACAATGGAGAAGACAGTG AGTACAGTATCATGGCTGAGTCTCTAGAACGGTGTTTTAGCCGGGCCCTATTAAAACACTTCCCATCAGAGGACGGTGACACAGATGAAGAATTCCACATCAGCAGAGAAGACAAGGAGCGCAAGGAAAAAAAGCGCAATCGTGGCAGTAAACAATTTGGACCTGAAAGTTTGATTAAGGCCACTGAGCAAGTCCAACGCAAGCATAACCTCCGGGGGGGCAAGGGCAGCACACActcagaggaagaggacagCAAGCCAGCACGACCACTTCCTCCCCATCACTGGGCCAATGGCCCCCATCACCCACACAGTCTGCCTCCAAACCAGCAGCACATCCATGGAGAAATGAGGGGCATGTACCACCCAGGGCAACAG CTCCCTCGTCCCCCTGGTCCCCATGGTCCCCACATGTATGCTCATAGGATGGCCATGGATCCCCGCTTCACCTACCCAGCTCACATTCCACGGCATGGAGACCCAAGCTTGAACCGCTTGCCCCACAATTTTAACATGCAG catCGCATGGTGGAAGGACCTCACATGGGTCCTAGGTATCCAATGGGTCCTGATCCTAATCAACTTCAGCCTCCACACCAGCACCCTTACATGGGTCCGACTCATGGCCCATCTTTAGGCCCTCGTCCAGTGGCCCTCCAGCCTGGACCTCCTCCTGAAGCCAGCATGTACCCATCCCACCACCGTTCAGAGGGGCACACCATGCACCCTATGGGTAACAGATTCTCAGGGCCGGAAGGGCCACATCAGCACAACTACACAGGCTTGAGGCCTCCTGGTATGGGCCTTcccaacatgtggactggtatGAATCACCAGGGTCAGGAGAGACCCGGTGGAATGCACATGCAGGATCCCAATATGGTCAACCAGCGCAACTGCAGTTATGGTGGAGTCCCACCTCCAGTGGGACATAAACCATGGCCGGAAGCTGCTGGATATCCTCATCCTTCTCATAATACCCAATACCAAATGTCTGCGGCTGTCAGTCCTCCGGGGCCCATGTCTTCACGTCCCCCTGTACCCCACCCAGACCCCTCTGGCAGGACACGCTTGGCTTCCATGCTGGAAAGCCCAGAGATGCTGGCCCTGCAGCAGCTGTCAGCCTCTTCTGGACCCCCTGCTGGTGCCCCTCATCAGCACATGGGCAACTTTCAGCAGCCTGGGCCCCCATCAGGAATTGGCAGCATCCCAGCTCACCCCTCTCAGCAGCCTCCCCCTGCCCCTGAGGTTCAGCTGCTGCGTCCTGCCAGAGACAATGGGCCAGACAGCCAGCCTTCCCAACAGACAAACACGCAGCCCAAAG GCACAACATCAGAGAACAAAATGGCTGCCAAAAACATTTCAGATGAAGCTTCATCACACAATAACACTGTTTCAATTAACCAAGAGCACCCATCCATCCCTAGCCCCACAGGACACCACAGTGGGTCAGCAGAGGGAATGTGCAGCCCCTCAGCCCCTAACTTGGGGAGATCACAGGAGAATCTGTCTGGACCAGCGCTCCCACAGAGTTCAACAGAGTGCCGCAAGCAGGATGTAGATGGCCAGGGTCACTCTGCCAACCTCTGTCCTCCTCAACACAATAGTGCCGCTACTGTTTCAGCCCAACTCAACACAAGTAACAGCTCCACTGATCCCCCTCTACTCAAAGCCCCTCAGCATACACAGAGCAGTCCTCAACAAAAAGTTCCGAGCCCTGCACTTCTTGCTCAGAACGTACCACCATCGCATGTGGCAGCATCTCAGAATTTCACTCAGCAGACGTCAGAGAACAGCTTACCATACATGCAAAGTGAACAGCAACAGAACATTgaaaatcagcagcagcagcagcagcaatctCAGACAACTCAGAGCACCCCTCAGTGCCACCTTCAGAACTCTTCCCAGCAGATGACCcagaacacacagcagcacaattCTCAAAGTCTGCCACCTCCTCATCGTGTCCCCCAAACCAGCTCTCCTCAACGTCCTACACAGAACAGTCCCATGCATGGGATGCCACAGAGCGCAGCACAGGGAGCTCAGCCTGGACACCCCCAGCCAGCccctctcacctctctgccTCCCAGCCACCCTGCCCCACTATTACCCTCCCAACCTAGCCCAGCAGACCATGGAGATCAAAGACCTAGTGAACCTACAAGTAGGCCAGACACAGAGGGCACTGCTGTGCTTCCTCAGCACAACATGATGAAATTTGGGGGTCCAAATGGTATTTATAAACACCAGGCTTTTAGCCCCAATCACAATCAGACCCAACTGGTGAGTAGTAACTCAGGTATGCAGGCTCAAAGAGGGCCAGCACCTGGCCCACATCACTCCCAAGTCCAGGTAAATGGAGCCATAGGCCCATTCAGCATGGCTAACCCTCCACATCCACATTACAGCCAGACAAACATGACCAGACCCATGCCTCAGTCTGCTCACCACCCTTATCACAACCAGGCCATCAACCCCCTCCACAATTCTGCTCACCACCCCACCTACCATCAGCAAGGAGGCCCTGCCTATCCCTACCACATGCCTGGACAACAGCACCCTCAGGCCCACGCCAGCATGTATCCACCTCCTCAGTACCAGCAGCAACACTATTACCCCCAACCTCATCCCCAAGCTCAGACCCACAACCAGGCCAACAGCAGAGGGGGTTATCCCCCAGAGGATTGGCATCGGTCCCATTATCAGCCTCGCCAGCCGATGCCACCCAGCGCCTACCTACCTGTAGCCAGTGCCCGAGGCAACGCTCACTCAAAAGAGAGCAATGTGTCGCCGCTTGGCTCTGAAGGCTCCAGTGGTGCTAGTTTGGTGTCCCCTGCCCCCGTGTCTGAAGCAGGGCCACATCCTGGAGGCCCAGAAGAAAGGAAGTGTGAAAGCAGGGAGCAGGGCAGTGGAGGCAGTAGCAGCACTGGCAGCCCAGCAAAGAAAGCGCAGACTGACGGGAGCTCAGAGCGACCTGACAGTCCTAAAGAAATCCTGGACCTCGACAGCCATAACGCTGCTGCCCGCCGCCGTAGCACGCAGCTACCTCAAAACCCACCTGCCTCTGCTGCACAAATGCCACCTGGCTTCATGTATGACCCTCGCACTGTCCACCCTGGGATGCAACAAGGTGGCGTTCATCCACCTCACATGATGTCTCAAATCCGTGGAGTTGGCAATGGAAGTCTTTATCCTGGCCAGCCATACCCAGATCAAGGACGTTACGCTACACAAAGACCTCACCCACACCTGATGGAGGCTCTGCAGCGGCCACAGCAGCTGCCCTACTCTCCGGGTCAGACACGCATGGCCATGTACCGACACCCCCGGCCTGGTGGTCACTTCCAGGGCATGATGATTCAGCAGAGAGGCCTTGCACCAGAACACTTCCTACACCCAGG GCAACAGATGATGGCTGCGCCAGGTGGGCCAAGCAGCAAACAGGGAGTGTGA
- the LOC133981416 gene encoding chromatin remodeling regulator CECR2 isoform X2 has product MDAADVFDLLKGLDADSLRVEPLGQDGNGALYWYFYGTRMYKEEPVKRKAEKISETHELTLPEKKKRGRPPKKRKLDDPQLSDVESEVKTDNGLDDLPPTRGCKRGVWSLVCDTEEQWFSLAESIKDKISHQDRHLYRVISQNFLPEISSMIEHKEREQKQKLMDPNPVRVSQRFSDKHMNQEQDEDNLNAIAEVEKKKDEELDRQVLLAEQRREEERLQQEERQREKMEKIKAAEERAKRRKMREERAWLLSQGKDLPPELLNLEPSSPVHRTRKNKEFYEIDDDYTALYKVLEALKVHKDAWPFLEPVDDSYAPNYHELIQTPMDLSTIEKKLSDGDYVAKEEFVADVKLMFENCIEYNGEDSEYSIMAESLERCFSRALLKHFPSEDGDTDEEFHISREDKERKEKKRNRGSKQFGPESLIKATEQVQRKHNLRGGKGSTHSEEEDSKPARPLPPHHWANGPHHPHSLPPNQQHIHGEMRGMYHPGQQLPRPPGPHGPHMYAHRMAMDPRFTYPAHIPRHGDPSLNRLPHNFNMQHRMVEGPHMGPRYPMGPDPNQLQPPHQHPYMGPTHGPSLGPRPVALQPGPPPEASMYPSHHRSEGHTMHPMGNRFSGPEGPHQHNYTGLRPPGMGLPNMWTGMNHQGQERPGGMHMQDPNMVNQRNCSYGGVPPPVGHKPWPEAAGYPHPSHNTQYQMSAAVSPPGPMSSRPPVPHPDPSGRTRLASMLESPEMLALQQLSASSGPPAGAPHQHMGNFQQPGPPSGIGSIPAHPSQQPPPAPEVQLLRPARDNGPDSQPSQQTNTQPKGTTSENKMAAKNISDEASSHNNTVSINQEHPSIPSPTGHHSGSAEGMCSPSAPNLGRSQENLSGPALPQSSTECRKQDVDGQGHSANLCPPQHNSAATVSAQLNTSNSSTDPPLLKAPQHTQSSPQQKVPSPALLAQNVPPSHVAASQNFTQQTSENSLPYMQSEQQQNIENQQQQQQQSQTTQSTPQCHLQNSSQQMTQNTQQHNSQSLPPPHRVPQTSSPQRPTQNSPMHGMPQSAAQGAQPGHPQPAPLTSLPPSHPAPLLPSQPSPADHGDQRPSEPTSRPDTEGTAVLPQHNMMKFGGPNGIYKHQAFSPNHNQTQLVSSNSGMQAQRGPAPGPHHSQVQVNGAIGPFSMANPPHPHYSQTNMTRPMPQSAHHPYHNQAINPLHNSAHHPTYHQQGGPAYPYHMPGQQHPQAHASMYPPPQYQQQHYYPQPHPQAQTHNQANSRGGYPPEDWHRSHYQPRQPMPPSAYLPVASARGNAHSKESNVSPLGSEGSSGASLVSPAPVSEAGPHPGGPEERKCESREQGSGGSSSTGSPAKKAQTDGSSERPDSPKEILDLDSHNAAARRRSTQLPQNPPASAAQMPPGFMYDPRTVHPGMQQGGVHPPHMMSQIRGVGNGSLYPGQPYPDQGRYATQRPHPHLMEALQRPQQLPYSPGQTRMAMYRHPRPGGHFQGMMIQQRGLAPEHFLHPGQQMMAAPGGPSSKQGV; this is encoded by the exons ATGGATGCTGCTGATGTCTTTGATCTGCTCAAG GGACTGGATGCAGACAGCCTAAGGGTGGAACCTCTGGGGCAGGATGGAAATGGAGCCCTCTACTGGTATTTTTATGGCACACGTATGTACAAAGAAGAGCCAGTCAAGAGGAAAGCGGAGAAGATCAG TGAAACCCATGAGCTAACCTTaccagagaaaaagaaaaggggaagaCCACCAAAGAAGAGAAAGCTAGACGACCCTCAGCTAAG tgaCGTGGAAAGTGAAGTTAAAACTGATAATGGACTGGATGATCTACCTCCCACAAGAG GCTGTAAGCGAGGCGTTTGGTCCCTTGTGTGTGATACAGAAGAACAGTGGTTCAGTCTGGCAGAGAGCATCAAGGACAAAATCTCCCATCAGGACCGCCACCTCTACCGTGTCATCAGCCAGAATTTTCTGCCCGAGATCAGCAGCATGATTGAACACAAG GAAAGGGAGCAGAAACAGAAGCTGATGGACCCAAACCCAGTTCGCGTATCACAACGGTTCTCTGACAAACACATGAACCAGGAGCAggatgag GATAATCTGAATGCCATAGCAGaggtggagaagaaaaaagatgaagagcTGGACAGGCAGGTCCTGCTAGCCGAGCAGCGACGAGAAGAGGAGAGGCTTCAGCAGGAAGAACGACAGAGGGAGAAGATGGAGAAGATCAAAGCTGCGGAGG AGCGAGCAAAGAGACGGAAGATGCGAGAGGAAAGGGCCTGGTTGCTGTCTCAAGGAAAAGACCTGCCACCTGAACTCCTGAACCTGGAGCCTTCTTCTCCTGTCCACAGAACACGCAAGAATAAAGAATT CTATGAAATAGATGATGACTACACTGCTCTATACAAAG TGCTTGAGGCCTTAAAAGTCCATAAAGATGCCTGGCCTTTCCTGGAACCTGTGGATGACTCCTATGCCCCCAATTATCATGAACTCATCCAG ACTCCCATGGACCTGTCCACCATTGAGAAGAAGCTCAGTGATGGGGACTACGTTGCTAAGGAGGAGTTTGTTGCCGACGTGAAGCTCATGTTTGAAAACTGCATTGAGTACAATGGAGAAGACAGTG AGTACAGTATCATGGCTGAGTCTCTAGAACGGTGTTTTAGCCGGGCCCTATTAAAACACTTCCCATCAGAGGACGGTGACACAGATGAAGAATTCCACATCAGCAGAGAAGACAAGGAGCGCAAGGAAAAAAAGCGCAATCGTGGCAGTAAACAATTTGGACCTGAAAGTTTGATTAAGGCCACTGAGCAAGTCCAACGCAAGCATAACCTCCGGGGGGGCAAGGGCAGCACACActcagaggaagaggacagCAAGCCAGCACGACCACTTCCTCCCCATCACTGGGCCAATGGCCCCCATCACCCACACAGTCTGCCTCCAAACCAGCAGCACATCCATGGAGAAATGAGGGGCATGTACCACCCAGGGCAACAG CTCCCTCGTCCCCCTGGTCCCCATGGTCCCCACATGTATGCTCATAGGATGGCCATGGATCCCCGCTTCACCTACCCAGCTCACATTCCACGGCATGGAGACCCAAGCTTGAACCGCTTGCCCCACAATTTTAACATGCAG catCGCATGGTGGAAGGACCTCACATGGGTCCTAGGTATCCAATGGGTCCTGATCCTAATCAACTTCAGCCTCCACACCAGCACCCTTACATGGGTCCGACTCATGGCCCATCTTTAGGCCCTCGTCCAGTGGCCCTCCAGCCTGGACCTCCTCCTGAAGCCAGCATGTACCCATCCCACCACCGTTCAGAGGGGCACACCATGCACCCTATGGGTAACAGATTCTCAGGGCCGGAAGGGCCACATCAGCACAACTACACAGGCTTGAGGCCTCCTGGTATGGGCCTTcccaacatgtggactggtatGAATCACCAGGGTCAGGAGAGACCCGGTGGAATGCACATGCAGGATCCCAATATGGTCAACCAGCGCAACTGCAGTTATGGTGGAGTCCCACCTCCAGTGGGACATAAACCATGGCCGGAAGCTGCTGGATATCCTCATCCTTCTCATAATACCCAATACCAAATGTCTGCGGCTGTCAGTCCTCCGGGGCCCATGTCTTCACGTCCCCCTGTACCCCACCCAGACCCCTCTGGCAGGACACGCTTGGCTTCCATGCTGGAAAGCCCAGAGATGCTGGCCCTGCAGCAGCTGTCAGCCTCTTCTGGACCCCCTGCTGGTGCCCCTCATCAGCACATGGGCAACTTTCAGCAGCCTGGGCCCCCATCAGGAATTGGCAGCATCCCAGCTCACCCCTCTCAGCAGCCTCCCCCTGCCCCTGAGGTTCAGCTGCTGCGTCCTGCCAGAGACAATGGGCCAGACAGCCAGCCTTCCCAACAGACAAACACGCAGCCCAAAG GCACAACATCAGAGAACAAAATGGCTGCCAAAAACATTTCAGATGAAGCTTCATCACACAATAACACTGTTTCAATTAACCAAGAGCACCCATCCATCCCTAGCCCCACAGGACACCACAGTGGGTCAGCAGAGGGAATGTGCAGCCCCTCAGCCCCTAACTTGGGGAGATCACAGGAGAATCTGTCTGGACCAGCGCTCCCACAGAGTTCAACAGAGTGCCGCAAGCAGGATGTAGATGGCCAGGGTCACTCTGCCAACCTCTGTCCTCCTCAACACAATAGTGCCGCTACTGTTTCAGCCCAACTCAACACAAGTAACAGCTCCACTGATCCCCCTCTACTCAAAGCCCCTCAGCATACACAGAGCAGTCCTCAACAAAAAGTTCCGAGCCCTGCACTTCTTGCTCAGAACGTACCACCATCGCATGTGGCAGCATCTCAGAATTTCACTCAGCAGACGTCAGAGAACAGCTTACCATACATGCAAAGTGAACAGCAACAGAACATTgaaaatcagcagcagcagcagcagcaatctCAGACAACTCAGAGCACCCCTCAGTGCCACCTTCAGAACTCTTCCCAGCAGATGACCcagaacacacagcagcacaattCTCAAAGTCTGCCACCTCCTCATCGTGTCCCCCAAACCAGCTCTCCTCAACGTCCTACACAGAACAGTCCCATGCATGGGATGCCACAGAGCGCAGCACAGGGAGCTCAGCCTGGACACCCCCAGCCAGCccctctcacctctctgccTCCCAGCCACCCTGCCCCACTATTACCCTCCCAACCTAGCCCAGCAGACCATGGAGATCAAAGACCTAGTGAACCTACAAGTAGGCCAGACACAGAGGGCACTGCTGTGCTTCCTCAGCACAACATGATGAAATTTGGGGGTCCAAATGGTATTTATAAACACCAGGCTTTTAGCCCCAATCACAATCAGACCCAACTGGTGAGTAGTAACTCAGGTATGCAGGCTCAAAGAGGGCCAGCACCTGGCCCACATCACTCCCAAGTCCAGGTAAATGGAGCCATAGGCCCATTCAGCATGGCTAACCCTCCACATCCACATTACAGCCAGACAAACATGACCAGACCCATGCCTCAGTCTGCTCACCACCCTTATCACAACCAGGCCATCAACCCCCTCCACAATTCTGCTCACCACCCCACCTACCATCAGCAAGGAGGCCCTGCCTATCCCTACCACATGCCTGGACAACAGCACCCTCAGGCCCACGCCAGCATGTATCCACCTCCTCAGTACCAGCAGCAACACTATTACCCCCAACCTCATCCCCAAGCTCAGACCCACAACCAGGCCAACAGCAGAGGGGGTTATCCCCCAGAGGATTGGCATCGGTCCCATTATCAGCCTCGCCAGCCGATGCCACCCAGCGCCTACCTACCTGTAGCCAGTGCCCGAGGCAACGCTCACTCAAAAGAGAGCAATGTGTCGCCGCTTGGCTCTGAAGGCTCCAGTGGTGCTAGTTTGGTGTCCCCTGCCCCCGTGTCTGAAGCAGGGCCACATCCTGGAGGCCCAGAAGAAAGGAAGTGTGAAAGCAGGGAGCAGGGCAGTGGAGGCAGTAGCAGCACTGGCAGCCCAGCAAAGAAAGCGCAGACTGACGGGAGCTCAGAGCGACCTGACAGTCCTAAAGAAATCCTGGACCTCGACAGCCATAACGCTGCTGCCCGCCGCCGTAGCACGCAGCTACCTCAAAACCCACCTGCCTCTGCTGCACAAATGCCACCTGGCTTCATGTATGACCCTCGCACTGTCCACCCTGGGATGCAACAAGGTGGCGTTCATCCACCTCACATGATGTCTCAAATCCGTGGAGTTGGCAATGGAAGTCTTTATCCTGGCCAGCCATACCCAGATCAAGGACGTTACGCTACACAAAGACCTCACCCACACCTGATGGAGGCTCTGCAGCGGCCACAGCAGCTGCCCTACTCTCCGGGTCAGACACGCATGGCCATGTACCGACACCCCCGGCCTGGTGGTCACTTCCAGGGCATGATGATTCAGCAGAGAGGCCTTGCACCAGAACACTTCCTACACCCAGG GCAACAGATGATGGCTGCGCCAGGTGGGCCAAGCAGCAAACAGGGAGTGTGA